In a genomic window of Octopus sinensis linkage group LG16, ASM634580v1, whole genome shotgun sequence:
- the LOC115220458 gene encoding uncharacterized protein LOC115220458 isoform X26 yields MRIYLSVYIVVILSASVWGQVKNGHLIDKQDPDTMLLGNRNDEHHLYVDKRDPDPMFIDKRDPDPFFVGKRDPDPFFVGKRDLDPFFVGKRDQDPFFVGKRGRDHLFVGRRVPDPFFVGKKDPDTSFVGKRDPDPIFVGKRDPNTLYIRKRNPDPFSVGKRDPDPFFVGKRDPDPFFVGKRHSEPFFLGKRDSDPLFVGKRDPDPFFVGKRDSDPFFVGKRNPDPMFVGKRDEDPMFVGKRSEYPLSVENSLHRLFVNKRRTEENPLLASIQVPLFRRKQNYHDQKLETPLFVGKRDDDPLFVGKRDDDPLFVGKRGYINQLPTHDYLDQDISNKPGDPIYDDNVIYTGKPFHGEPLFGGKQYPDHTFLNKPDDPIIISKRVHYDSVSAGKRQNDHPLFPRKRNSRSVYTNIHEPDLIFRSLRNNDTFLTGKQKPASFPSAFVAPFSRETVFGRKREQDPMFVGKREENPMFVGKREDDPVFVGKREDPMFVGKRGKEPMFVGKRDEDPMFVGKREKEPMIVGKREDPMFIGKRGKEPMFVGKRNPRFVGKRDDPMFVGKREKNPMFVRKREDPMFIGRREDHMFVGKREKEPMFVGKREDPMFVGKRRDPMFVGKREDPMFVGKREDPMFVGKREDPMFVGKREDPMFIGKREDPMFVGKREEPMFVGKREDPMFIGKREDPMFVGKREEPMFIGKREDPMFVGKREDPMFIGKKEDPMFVGKREDPMFVGKREDPMFIGKKEDPMFVGKREDPMFVGKREDPMFVGKREDPMFIGKKEDPMFVGKREDPMFVGKKEDPMFVGKRDPMFVGKREDPMFVGKREDPMFVGKREDPMFVGKREDPMFVGKREDPMFIGKREDPMFVGKREDPMFIGKREEPMFVGKREDPMFIGKRQEPMFVGKREDPMFVGKREEPMFVGKREDPMFVGKREDPMFVGKREDPMFVGKREDPMFIGKREDPMFVGKREDPMFIGKREEPMFVGKREDPMFVGKREDPMFIGKREDPMFVGKREDPMFIGKREEPMFVGKRENPMFVGKRDDPLFDGKREDPMFVGKRENPMFVGKREKNPLFVGKREHITELLSKGGFSGTHSGNRPYQYVIGKSKYNPGLVRKRKLRLMNLVTHNKNSLKVDHQVSKDKRELESVTRNKPIFRRNEESSADKISRSRSNFLLGIKRYPGPSFVSKTIKYPQSRYTLLSDKRDEDPLFVGKRIVGRNYLTANRKFAAKRRQKFKRTAAKPSNTISLHKRNFSHTMLVKRYLGIQDPSSPVIELPNAHNPSNSVKPSKKLSKKNLHMPLNVLYTLPMKSDSINNFKDTNRTDYGEQNSLGLSKTDLTSKVISRRSSSQPSSHKFKEGKINAVRVNKGKIENPYEKHADTLSHSGDAIENSQRLMSSTAKEDNHGDKTDLRDVEIPVR; encoded by the exons ATAAACAGGATCCGGACACAATGTTGTTAGGTAATCGGAACGACGAACATCATTTATATGTTGATAAACGAGATCCAGACCCCATGTTTATAGATAAAAGGGATCCAGATCCTTTTTTTGTAGGAAAACGGGACCCAGATCCATTTTTTGTGGGAAAACGGGACCTAGATCCATTTTTTGTGGGGAAAAGGGATCAAGATCCTTTTTTTGTAGGAAAACGGGGTCGGGACCACCTTTTTGTTGGTAGACGGGTTCCAGATCCATTCTTTGTAGGTAAAAAGGATCCAGACACTTCATTTGTCGGTAAACGGGATCCAGACCCCATCTTCGTTGGTAAAAGGGATCCAAACACTTTATATATAAGGAAGAGAAATCCTGACCCTTTTTCTGTAGGTAAAAGAGACCCAGACCCTTTCTTTGTTGGTAAACGAGACCCAGATCCGTTTTTTGTAGGTAAACGACATTCAGAACCCTTTTTTCTAGGCAAACGAGATTCAGACCCCCTTTTTGTAGGTAAACGAGATCCAGACCCCTTTTTTGTTGGTAAACGAGATTCAGATCCCTTTTTTGTTGGTAAACGAAATCCAGATCCCATGTTTGTAGGTAAAAGGGACGAAGATCCCATGTTTGTAGGCAAAAGGAGTGAATACCCTCTCTCCGTTGAGAATTCACTCCATCGGTTATTTGTAAACAAACGACGTACGGAGGAAAATCCCTTGTTAGCAAGTATACAAGTTCCATTATTTAGAAGAAAACAGAATTATCATGACCAAAAGCTAGAAACTCCTTTATTTGTAGGCAAACGAGATGATGATCCTCTTTTTGTAGGCAAACGAGATGATGACCCCTTATTTGTAGGAAAAAGAGGTTATATTAATCAGTTACCTACACATGATTATCTTGACCAGGACATATCAAACAAGCCAGGCGATCCCATATACGAtgataatgtaatatatacaggCAAACCATTCCATGGTGAGCCCTTATTTGGAGGAAAACAATATCCGGATCACACGTTTTTAAACAAACCAGATGATCCCATTATTATAAGCAAACGAGTTCATTATGATTCTGTATCGGCAGGCAAACGACAAAACGATCATCCCTTATTTCCCAGAAAGCGAAATTCAAGATCTGTATACACTAATATACATGAACCGGATCTAATATTTCGTTCTTTACGAAATAACGATACGTTTTTAACGGGAAAACAAAAGCCGGCGTCATTTCCCTCAGCTTTCGTTGCACCATTTTCCAGGGAGACTGTATTTGGTCGTAAAAGAGAGCAGGATCCAATGTTTGTCGGTAAACGTGAGGAAAATCCCATGTTTGTTGGAAAACGAGAGGATGATCCTGTGTTTGTCGGTAAACGAGAAGATCCTATGTTTGTCGGGAAACGGGGGAAAGAACCTATGTTTGTTGGTAAACGTGATGAAGATCCAATGTTTGttggtaaaagagagaaagagcctATGATTGTTGGTAAACGTGAAGATCCAATGTTTATCGGTAAACGGGGGAAAGAGCCTATGTTTGTCGGTAAAAGAAATCCTAGGTTTGTAGGTAAACGAGACGATCCAATGTTTGTGGGTAAACGAGAGAAGAACCCTATGTTTGTCAGGAAACGAGAAGATCCTATGTTTATCGGTAGACGAGAGGA TCATATGTTTGTTGGTAAACGAGAGAAAGAGCCTATGTTTGTTGGTAAACGAGAAGATCCGATGTTTGTCGGTAAAAGAAGAGATCCCATGTTTGTTGGTAAGAGAGAAGATCCGATGTTTGTCGGTAAAAGAGAAGATCCTATGTTTGTTGGTAAAAGAGAAGATCCTATGTTTGTCGGTAAAAGAGAAGATCCTAT GTTCATCGGTAAAAGAGAAGACCCCATGTTTGTCGGTAAAAGAGAAGAGCCTATGTTTGTTG GTAAAAGAGAAGATCCCATGTTTATAGGTAAAAGAGAAGATCCTATGTTTGTAGGTAAAAGAGAGGAACCTATGTTCATCGGTAAAAGAGAAGACCCCAT GTTTGTCGGTAAAAGAGAAGATCCTATGTTCATCGGTAAAAAAGAAGATCCCATGTTTGTCGGTAAAAGAGAGGATCCCATGTTTGTGGGTAAAAGAGAAGATCCCATGTTCATCGGTAAAAAAGAAGATCCTATGTTCGTTGGTAAAAGAGAAGATCCCATGTTTGTTGGTAAAAGAGAAGATCCCATGTTTGTTGGTAAAAGAGAAGATCCTATGTTTATCGGTAAAAAAGAAGATCCTATGTTCGTTG GTAAAAGAGAAGATCCCATGTTTGTCGGTAAAAAAGAAGATCCTATGTTCGTTGGTAAAAGAGATCCTATGTTTGTCGGTAAAAGAGAAGATCCTATGTTCGTTG GTAAAAGAGAAGATCCCATGTTTGTCGGTAAAAGAGAAGATCCCATGTTTGTCGGTAAAAGAGAAGATCCCATGTTTGTCGGTAAAAGAGAAGATCCAATGTTTATAGGTAAAAGAGAAGATCCTATGTTTGTTGGTAAAAGAGAAGATCCCATGTTCATCGGTAAAAGAGAAGAGCCTATGTTTGTCG GTAAAAGAGAAGATCCTATGTTCATCGGTAAAAGACAAGAACCTATGTTTGTCGGTAAAAGAGAAGATCCCATGTTTGTTGGTAAAAGAGAAGAGCCTATGTTTGTTGGTAAAAGAGAAGATCCCATGTTTGTTGGTAAAAGAGAAGATCCCATGTTTGTCGGTAAAAGAGAAGATCCTATGTTTGTAGGTAAAAGAGAGGATCCTATGTTCATCGGTAAAAGAGAAGACCCCATGTTTGTCG GTAAAAGAGAAGATCCCATGTTCATCGGTAAAAGAGAAGAGCCTATGTTTGTCGGTAAAAGAGAAGATCCCATGTTTGTTGGTAAAAGAGAAGATCCCATGTTCATCGGTAAAAGAGAAGATCCCATGTTTGTCGGTAAAAGAGAAGATCCCATGTTTATAGGTAAAAGAGAAGAGCCTATGTTTGTCGGTAAAAGAGAAAATCCTATGTTTGTTGGTAAAAGAGATGATCCCTTGTTTGACGGTAAAAGAGAAGATCCTATGTTTGTGGGTAAAAGAGAAAACCCTATGTTTGTTG GTAAACGAGAGAAAAATCCTTTGTTCGTTGGCAAACGTGAGCACATCACAGAATTACTCAGTAAAGGAGGGTTTAGTGGGACCCATTCTGGAAATAGACCTTACCAATATGTTATAGGTAAGTCAAAGTACAATCCTGGTCTTGTAAGAAAACGAAAATTGCGCCTTATGAATTTAGTTACACACAACAAAAATTCTCTAAAAGTCGATCATCAAGTATCTAAGGACAAACGGGAGTTAGAATCTGTAACTAGAAATAAACCTATttttagaagaaatgaagaatcTTCTGCAGATAAAATTTCGCGTTCGCGGTCAAATTTTTTACTTGGGATTAAGCGATATCCAGGGCCTTCTTTTGTAAGTAAAACAATTAAATATCCCCAGAGTCGATATACCTTGTTATCAGATAAACGAGATGAGGATCCCTTATTTGTTGGTAAACGAATTGTAGGTAGAAATTACTTAACTGCTAATCGTAAGTTTGCTGCTAAAAGGCGCCAAAAGTTTAAACGTACGGCAGCAAAACCTTCTAATACGATTTCTCTACATAAACGGAACTTCAGCCATACAATGTTAGTAAAACGGTATTTAGGAATTCAAGATCCATCGTCCCCAGTCATAGAGTTACCAAATGCCCATAATCCCTCAAATTCAGTTAAGCCCTCTAAGAAATTAtctaaaaaaaatcttcatatgccgttaaatgttttatatactttACCGATGAAAAGTGATAGCATTAATAATTTTAAAGACACAAATAGAACTGATTATGGAGAACAGAATTCACTAGGGTTGAGTAAAACCGATCTCACATCCAAAGTGATATCGCGAAGATCTTCGTCACAACCCTCTTCACATAAgttcaaagaaggaaaaattaACGCTGTACGTGTTAATAAAGGAAAAATCGAGAACCCGTACGAAAAACATGCTGACACATTGTCACATTCTGGTGATGCCATTGAGAATTCTCAAAGATTAATGAGTTCAACAGCGAAAGAAGACAATCATGGTGATAAAACTGATCTGAGAGACGTTGAAATTCCAGTGCGATGA
- the LOC115220458 gene encoding uncharacterized protein LOC115220458 isoform X6, producing MRIYLSVYIVVILSASVWGQVKNGHLIDKQDPDTMLLGNRNDEHHLYVDKRDPDPMFIDKRDPDPFFVGKRDPDPFFVGKRDLDPFFVGKRDQDPFFVGKRGRDHLFVGRRVPDPFFVGKKDPDTSFVGKRDPDPIFVGKRDPNTLYIRKRNPDPFSVGKRDPDPFFVGKRDPDPFFVGKRHSEPFFLGKRDSDPLFVGKRDPDPFFVGKRDSDPFFVGKRNPDPMFVGKRDEDPMFVGKRSEYPLSVENSLHRLFVNKRRTEENPLLASIQVPLFRRKQNYHDQKLETPLFVGKRDDDPLFVGKRDDDPLFVGKRGYINQLPTHDYLDQDISNKPGDPIYDDNVIYTGKPFHGEPLFGGKQYPDHTFLNKPDDPIIISKRVHYDSVSAGKRQNDHPLFPRKRNSRSVYTNIHEPDLIFRSLRNNDTFLTGKQKPASFPSAFVAPFSRETVFGRKREQDPMFVGKREENPMFVGKREDDPVFVGKREDPMFVGKRGKEPMFVGKRDEDPMFVGKREKEPMIVGKREDPMFIGKRGKEPMFVGKRNPRFVGKRDDPMFVGKREKNPMFVRKREDPMFIGRREEDPVFVGKREEDPVFVGKRGVDPMFVGKRGEDPMFVGKRESHMFVGKREKEPMFVGKREDPMFVGKRRDPMFVGKREDPMFVGKREDPMFVGKREDPMFVGKREDPMFIGKREDPMFVGKREEPMFVGKREDPMFIGKREDPMFVGKREEPMFIGKREDPMFVGKREDPMFIGKKEDPMFVGKREDPMFVGKREDPMFIGKKEDPMFVGKREDPMFVGKREDPMFVGKREDPMFIGKREDPMFVGKKEDPMFVGKRDPMFVGKREDPMFVGKREDPMFVGKREDPMFVGKREDPMFVGKREDPMFIGKREDPMFVGKREDPMFIGKREEPMFVGKREDPMFIGKRQEPMFVGKREDPMFVGKREEPMFVGKREDPMFVGKREDPMFVGKREDPMFVGKREDPMFIGKREDPMFVGKREDPMFIGKREEPMFVGKREDPMFVGKREDPMFIGKREDPMFVGKREDPMFIGKREEPMFVGKRENPMFVGKRDDPLFDGKREDPMFVGKRENPMFVGKREKNPLFVGKREHITELLSKGGFSGTHSGNRPYQYVIGKSKYNPGLVRKRKLRLMNLVTHNKNSLKVDHQVSKDKRELESVTRNKPIFRRNEESSADKISRSRSNFLLGIKRYPGPSFVSKTIKYPQSRYTLLSDKRDEDPLFVGKRIVGRNYLTANRKFAAKRRQKFKRTAAKPSNTISLHKRNFSHTMLVKRYLGIQDPSSPVIELPNAHNPSNSVKPSKKLSKKNLHMPLNVLYTLPMKSDSINNFKDTNRTDYGEQNSLGLSKTDLTSKVISRRSSSQPSSHKFKEGKINAVRVNKGKIENPYEKHADTLSHSGDAIENSQRLMSSTAKEDNHGDKTDLRDVEIPVR from the exons ATAAACAGGATCCGGACACAATGTTGTTAGGTAATCGGAACGACGAACATCATTTATATGTTGATAAACGAGATCCAGACCCCATGTTTATAGATAAAAGGGATCCAGATCCTTTTTTTGTAGGAAAACGGGACCCAGATCCATTTTTTGTGGGAAAACGGGACCTAGATCCATTTTTTGTGGGGAAAAGGGATCAAGATCCTTTTTTTGTAGGAAAACGGGGTCGGGACCACCTTTTTGTTGGTAGACGGGTTCCAGATCCATTCTTTGTAGGTAAAAAGGATCCAGACACTTCATTTGTCGGTAAACGGGATCCAGACCCCATCTTCGTTGGTAAAAGGGATCCAAACACTTTATATATAAGGAAGAGAAATCCTGACCCTTTTTCTGTAGGTAAAAGAGACCCAGACCCTTTCTTTGTTGGTAAACGAGACCCAGATCCGTTTTTTGTAGGTAAACGACATTCAGAACCCTTTTTTCTAGGCAAACGAGATTCAGACCCCCTTTTTGTAGGTAAACGAGATCCAGACCCCTTTTTTGTTGGTAAACGAGATTCAGATCCCTTTTTTGTTGGTAAACGAAATCCAGATCCCATGTTTGTAGGTAAAAGGGACGAAGATCCCATGTTTGTAGGCAAAAGGAGTGAATACCCTCTCTCCGTTGAGAATTCACTCCATCGGTTATTTGTAAACAAACGACGTACGGAGGAAAATCCCTTGTTAGCAAGTATACAAGTTCCATTATTTAGAAGAAAACAGAATTATCATGACCAAAAGCTAGAAACTCCTTTATTTGTAGGCAAACGAGATGATGATCCTCTTTTTGTAGGCAAACGAGATGATGACCCCTTATTTGTAGGAAAAAGAGGTTATATTAATCAGTTACCTACACATGATTATCTTGACCAGGACATATCAAACAAGCCAGGCGATCCCATATACGAtgataatgtaatatatacaggCAAACCATTCCATGGTGAGCCCTTATTTGGAGGAAAACAATATCCGGATCACACGTTTTTAAACAAACCAGATGATCCCATTATTATAAGCAAACGAGTTCATTATGATTCTGTATCGGCAGGCAAACGACAAAACGATCATCCCTTATTTCCCAGAAAGCGAAATTCAAGATCTGTATACACTAATATACATGAACCGGATCTAATATTTCGTTCTTTACGAAATAACGATACGTTTTTAACGGGAAAACAAAAGCCGGCGTCATTTCCCTCAGCTTTCGTTGCACCATTTTCCAGGGAGACTGTATTTGGTCGTAAAAGAGAGCAGGATCCAATGTTTGTCGGTAAACGTGAGGAAAATCCCATGTTTGTTGGAAAACGAGAGGATGATCCTGTGTTTGTCGGTAAACGAGAAGATCCTATGTTTGTCGGGAAACGGGGGAAAGAACCTATGTTTGTTGGTAAACGTGATGAAGATCCAATGTTTGttggtaaaagagagaaagagcctATGATTGTTGGTAAACGTGAAGATCCAATGTTTATCGGTAAACGGGGGAAAGAGCCTATGTTTGTCGGTAAAAGAAATCCTAGGTTTGTAGGTAAACGAGACGATCCAATGTTTGTGGGTAAACGAGAGAAGAACCCTATGTTTGTCAGGAAACGAGAAGATCCTATGTTTATCGGTAGACGAGAGGAGGATCCAGTGTTTGTCGGTAAACGAGAGGAAGATCCTGTATTCGTTGGCAAACGAGGGGTGGATCCTATGTTCGTGGGTAAACGAGGGGAAGATCCCATGTTTGTCGGTAAAAGAGAAAGTCATATGTTTGTTGGTAAACGAGAGAAAGAGCCTATGTTTGTTGGTAAACGAGAAGATCCGATGTTTGTCGGTAAAAGAAGAGATCCCATGTTTGTTGGTAAGAGAGAAGATCCGATGTTTGTCGGTAAAAGAGAAGATCCTATGTTTGTTGGTAAAAGAGAAGATCCTATGTTTGTCGGTAAAAGAGAAGATCCTAT GTTCATCGGTAAAAGAGAAGACCCCATGTTTGTCGGTAAAAGAGAAGAGCCTATGTTTGTTG GTAAAAGAGAAGATCCCATGTTTATAGGTAAAAGAGAAGATCCTATGTTTGTAGGTAAAAGAGAGGAACCTATGTTCATCGGTAAAAGAGAAGACCCCAT GTTTGTCGGTAAAAGAGAAGATCCTATGTTCATCGGTAAAAAAGAAGATCCCATGTTTGTCGGTAAAAGAGAGGATCCCATGTTTGTGGGTAAAAGAGAAGATCCCATGTTCATCGGTAAAAAAGAAGATCCTATGTTCGTTGGTAAAAGAGAAGATCCCATGTTTGTTGGTAAAAGAGAAGATCCCATGTTTGTTGGTAAAAGAGAAGATCCTATGTTTATCG GTAAAAGAGAAGATCCCATGTTTGTCGGTAAAAAAGAAGATCCTATGTTCGTTGGTAAAAGAGATCCTATGTTTGTCGGTAAAAGAGAAGATCCTATGTTCGTTG GTAAAAGAGAAGATCCCATGTTTGTCGGTAAAAGAGAAGATCCCATGTTTGTCGGTAAAAGAGAAGATCCCATGTTTGTCGGTAAAAGAGAAGATCCAATGTTTATAGGTAAAAGAGAAGATCCTATGTTTGTTGGTAAAAGAGAAGATCCCATGTTCATCGGTAAAAGAGAAGAGCCTATGTTTGTCG GTAAAAGAGAAGATCCTATGTTCATCGGTAAAAGACAAGAACCTATGTTTGTCGGTAAAAGAGAAGATCCCATGTTTGTTGGTAAAAGAGAAGAGCCTATGTTTGTTGGTAAAAGAGAAGATCCCATGTTTGTTGGTAAAAGAGAAGATCCCATGTTTGTCGGTAAAAGAGAAGATCCTATGTTTGTAGGTAAAAGAGAGGATCCTATGTTCATCGGTAAAAGAGAAGACCCCATGTTTGTCG GTAAAAGAGAAGATCCCATGTTCATCGGTAAAAGAGAAGAGCCTATGTTTGTCGGTAAAAGAGAAGATCCCATGTTTGTTGGTAAAAGAGAAGATCCCATGTTCATCGGTAAAAGAGAAGATCCCATGTTTGTCGGTAAAAGAGAAGATCCCATGTTTATAGGTAAAAGAGAAGAGCCTATGTTTGTCGGTAAAAGAGAAAATCCTATGTTTGTTGGTAAAAGAGATGATCCCTTGTTTGACGGTAAAAGAGAAGATCCTATGTTTGTGGGTAAAAGAGAAAACCCTATGTTTGTTG GTAAACGAGAGAAAAATCCTTTGTTCGTTGGCAAACGTGAGCACATCACAGAATTACTCAGTAAAGGAGGGTTTAGTGGGACCCATTCTGGAAATAGACCTTACCAATATGTTATAGGTAAGTCAAAGTACAATCCTGGTCTTGTAAGAAAACGAAAATTGCGCCTTATGAATTTAGTTACACACAACAAAAATTCTCTAAAAGTCGATCATCAAGTATCTAAGGACAAACGGGAGTTAGAATCTGTAACTAGAAATAAACCTATttttagaagaaatgaagaatcTTCTGCAGATAAAATTTCGCGTTCGCGGTCAAATTTTTTACTTGGGATTAAGCGATATCCAGGGCCTTCTTTTGTAAGTAAAACAATTAAATATCCCCAGAGTCGATATACCTTGTTATCAGATAAACGAGATGAGGATCCCTTATTTGTTGGTAAACGAATTGTAGGTAGAAATTACTTAACTGCTAATCGTAAGTTTGCTGCTAAAAGGCGCCAAAAGTTTAAACGTACGGCAGCAAAACCTTCTAATACGATTTCTCTACATAAACGGAACTTCAGCCATACAATGTTAGTAAAACGGTATTTAGGAATTCAAGATCCATCGTCCCCAGTCATAGAGTTACCAAATGCCCATAATCCCTCAAATTCAGTTAAGCCCTCTAAGAAATTAtctaaaaaaaatcttcatatgccgttaaatgttttatatactttACCGATGAAAAGTGATAGCATTAATAATTTTAAAGACACAAATAGAACTGATTATGGAGAACAGAATTCACTAGGGTTGAGTAAAACCGATCTCACATCCAAAGTGATATCGCGAAGATCTTCGTCACAACCCTCTTCACATAAgttcaaagaaggaaaaattaACGCTGTACGTGTTAATAAAGGAAAAATCGAGAACCCGTACGAAAAACATGCTGACACATTGTCACATTCTGGTGATGCCATTGAGAATTCTCAAAGATTAATGAGTTCAACAGCGAAAGAAGACAATCATGGTGATAAAACTGATCTGAGAGACGTTGAAATTCCAGTGCGATGA